A stretch of DNA from Candidatus Saccharibacteria bacterium oral taxon 488:
AGATATGCAAGTCATTAGGATTAGAGTACAAAGGTACAAAACAGGAACTCAATCACATTATTGAGCAGTACTTTAAGGGTAATTTGATTAAAAAGTCATCAATAAAAAATGAAAAGAAGCAAGTTGAAAATATTACCTTAGATACGCCATTACTTGAATGTGGGTTTTCCTTTAACGTAAAATTTAGAGAATATTTCTCCGCCGTAACAGGTATTACACCTTTTAAATTTACTGCTAATATGGCAACAGCTTGGAGGAAAGTAAAAAGAGAAAAGGATGGCAAATTTACAATCAAAGATATGCTGAAGGTGTATTATGGAGAGTCGGATTATGCCAAGTATGATAATTCGGTTTGTCAATGGAATCAATTTTTAAAGGATTTCTGTGCAGATGAAAATAGCCGCAACTATTCGAACAAATTAAAAGTAGCTTCTATTCTTTGGAAAGAAGTTAGAAATTCAAAAAATGAAAAAATTTATTCAAAGAATCTTTTGACTGAATATGCCAGTAAAATAAAAGAGTATCACAATTAGATAATCCCAACGTGTTAACACCCAATGAGTAGTTAATCATGGATATTGGAAAGACAGAATATACTGTAGGTGAAATGGTATCAGCTATCTGGCGTTCAGGTGTAGTATAATGACTTTCATGACAAAAATTACCAAAGGATATATCATTACGCAAAATCTAGACGGCATAGATCATCTGGATTGTCTGTATCGCATTTCGCTCAAAGCCTTGATTTATAACGATGCTGGGCAGATTTTGGTCGTCAAGGAAATTGATCGGACGTATTGGGATTTGCCAGGTGGTGGCATGGATTTTGGCGAGACGATTGAGTCGTCACTGAAACGCGAGCTACTTGAAGAAGTTGGCTACAAGGGCGATTTGCGTTATCAACTTTTTGACGCGTCGGACGAGATGTATATTGAGCGGATTGATGCCAATC
This window harbors:
- a CDS encoding NUDIX hydrolase → MTFMTKITKGYIITQNLDGIDHLDCLYRISLKALIYNDAGQILVVKEIDRTYWDLPGGGMDFGETIESSLKRELLEEVGYKGDLRYQLFDASDEMYIERIDANQICFYCRVWPENFDFIPGEEGDEVMFVDPEELLLQKSEVDAPARAYRAHMKWRQLYRKSCGKY